In Amycolatopsis sp. EV170708-02-1, the following are encoded in one genomic region:
- a CDS encoding cation:proton antiporter → MESAVQERSGRITLRRIVVGAALIAVPVAVVVVVLGLGSAYAPVAGTGAKAAGSGPDTYARLLVALPVILGACHLAGVLARRLGQPAVIGEIVAGILLGPSLFGIVWPAAFGWLFPGGVVSAINILSQLGLIFFMYLVGSEIDLDAVRRRGFTAVTVSQVSIALPMVCGIVLALGMYPAFGGDVGFLAFGLFIAVSMSVTAFPVLARILTDRGLAKTPLGALALTCAAVDDVAAWCLLAVVVAVSQGGTPSEVFLTVGLTLVFVVAMIYVVKPLLAKVLARVPESAVLAILLGGIMLSALATNEIGIHAIFGAFLFGVIAPRKEPVVARAAGKLGSVTLTLLLPLFFAYTGLHTEFSLLGSGSLWLWTVLITAVAVFGKWVGSTTAARLTGVGWRESLSLGALMNCRGLTELVVLNVGLQLKVISPAVFAMLVIMTLVSTIATAPALTLIAKFKTRPPVERRRKVDRTP, encoded by the coding sequence ATGGAATCGGCTGTACAGGAGCGATCCGGGCGTATCACATTGCGCCGGATCGTCGTCGGGGCCGCGCTGATCGCGGTTCCGGTGGCGGTCGTCGTCGTGGTGCTCGGCCTGGGATCGGCCTACGCGCCCGTCGCGGGCACTGGGGCCAAGGCCGCGGGCAGCGGGCCCGACACCTACGCGCGCCTGCTGGTCGCGCTTCCGGTGATCCTGGGCGCCTGCCATCTGGCGGGTGTCCTGGCCCGGCGGCTCGGCCAGCCCGCGGTGATCGGCGAGATCGTCGCCGGCATCCTCCTGGGGCCGTCGCTGTTCGGGATCGTCTGGCCGGCCGCGTTCGGCTGGCTGTTCCCCGGCGGGGTGGTCTCGGCGATCAACATCCTGTCGCAGCTGGGTCTGATCTTCTTCATGTACCTGGTCGGTTCCGAGATCGACCTCGACGCGGTGCGGCGGCGCGGGTTCACCGCGGTGACCGTCAGCCAGGTCAGCATCGCGCTGCCGATGGTCTGCGGCATCGTGCTCGCGCTCGGCATGTACCCGGCCTTCGGCGGTGACGTCGGCTTCCTCGCCTTCGGCCTGTTCATCGCGGTCTCCATGAGCGTGACGGCGTTCCCGGTGCTGGCGCGGATCCTGACAGACCGCGGCCTCGCGAAGACACCGCTGGGCGCGCTCGCGCTCACCTGCGCCGCCGTCGACGACGTCGCCGCCTGGTGCCTGCTGGCCGTGGTGGTCGCCGTCAGCCAGGGCGGGACGCCGTCGGAGGTCTTCCTGACCGTCGGGCTCACCCTGGTGTTCGTCGTGGCGATGATCTACGTCGTCAAGCCGCTGCTGGCCAAGGTGCTCGCGCGCGTGCCGGAATCCGCGGTGCTCGCGATCCTGCTCGGCGGGATCATGCTGTCGGCGCTGGCCACCAACGAGATCGGCATCCACGCGATCTTCGGCGCCTTCCTCTTCGGGGTGATCGCGCCGAGGAAGGAGCCGGTCGTCGCCCGCGCCGCCGGGAAGCTCGGCAGCGTGACCCTGACGTTGCTGCTGCCGCTCTTCTTCGCCTACACCGGGCTGCACACCGAGTTCAGCCTGCTCGGTTCCGGGTCGCTGTGGCTCTGGACCGTGCTGATCACAGCGGTGGCGGTGTTCGGGAAGTGGGTGGGCAGCACGACGGCGGCGCGGCTGACCGGGGTCGGCTGGCGCGAATCGCTGTCCCTCGGGGCGCTGATGAACTGCCGGGGGCTGACGGAACTGGTGGTGCTCAACGTCGGCCTCCAGCTGAAGGTGATCAGCCCGGCCGTGTTCGCGATGCTCGTGATCATGACGCTGGTGTCGACGATCGCCACCGCCCCGGCGCTCACCCTCATCGCCAAGTTCAAGACGAGACCGCCGGTAGAGCGGCGGCGGAAAGTGGATAGGACACCATGA
- the ddaH gene encoding dimethylargininase, translated as MSRTATQRHYLMVRPTYFDVEYSINPWMDPKKPTDTELAIAQWEWLRDLYADLGHRVELLDPLPGLPDMVFAANGATVVDGQVLVARFHHVQRAGESDAYLKWFRDNGYRYVRQAQWVNEGEGDYLVAGKTILAGTGFRTNPEAHNESREFFGRPVTKLTLIDPRYYHLDTALAVLDEDTVMYYPGAFSEDSRLLLKELYPDAILASEADASVFGLNAVSDSKHVVLPQAATELTAQLREHGFEPIGADLSELLKAGGSVKCCTLELRAAQGD; from the coding sequence GTGTCACGGACTGCCACCCAACGGCACTACCTGATGGTCAGACCGACGTATTTCGACGTCGAGTACTCGATCAACCCCTGGATGGACCCGAAGAAGCCGACGGACACCGAGCTGGCCATCGCGCAGTGGGAGTGGCTGCGTGATCTGTACGCCGACCTGGGGCATCGCGTCGAGCTGCTCGATCCGCTGCCCGGCCTGCCCGACATGGTGTTCGCGGCCAACGGCGCCACCGTGGTCGACGGGCAGGTGCTCGTGGCGCGGTTCCACCACGTGCAGCGGGCAGGGGAGTCCGACGCGTATCTCAAGTGGTTCCGCGACAACGGATACCGCTACGTGCGGCAGGCGCAATGGGTCAACGAGGGGGAAGGCGACTATCTCGTCGCCGGGAAGACGATCCTCGCCGGCACCGGGTTCCGCACGAACCCGGAGGCGCACAACGAATCCCGCGAGTTCTTCGGCCGTCCGGTGACCAAGCTGACGCTGATCGACCCGCGGTACTACCACCTCGACACGGCACTCGCCGTCCTCGACGAAGACACGGTCATGTACTACCCGGGGGCGTTCTCCGAGGACAGTCGTCTGCTGCTGAAGGAGCTTTACCCCGACGCGATCCTGGCTTCCGAAGCCGACGCGTCCGTGTTCGGCCTCAACGCCGTCTCCGACAGCAAGCACGTCGTGCTCCCGCAGGCGGCCACCGAGCTGACCGCGCAACTGAGGGAACACGGTTTCGAACCGATCGGCGCCGACCTGTCCGAATTGCTCAAGGCGGGCGGGAGCGTCAAATGCTGCACGCTGGAACTGCGTGCCGCTCAAGGAGACTAG
- a CDS encoding ATP-grasp domain-containing protein, which produces MKLLALEASQNSYYYLPRYQQIEDFGGVLYVLNGIGTEDLWPSDRYRIAGSNHIDDLIRHAKAWHAEESFDGVLTFSESGVVLVAAVAEALGLPGIGADAARTSRNKLIMRQAHEKGGAAHPDYRFVEDLDAALRAAEDFGYPVILKPTLGAASNFVFRVDDEDKMRERYAQAREGIDGMSWYNMEAEGLDLGPHGLLVESFLDGHEHLIEAVAWDDEVYLGSIVDRVTSEGETFDDDVHHAPTSLTAEQVAEVHAVVAAGVRAQGLTRGALHAEVRFHQGKPFLLEIAVRPGGGGLDHMARLSAGYDPIRGLMDVSRGVRPDVHHFSPTGLHTAAMCLICPGGVIASIEVPPAVNESEALYYLKIFAKPGDLIKRPPLGNNIFGGIGALGASFDEAMRNANDLAGKIEVKLSETQK; this is translated from the coding sequence GTGAAACTGCTCGCGCTGGAAGCCAGCCAGAACTCCTACTACTACCTGCCCCGGTACCAGCAGATCGAGGACTTCGGCGGGGTGCTGTACGTGCTCAACGGGATCGGCACCGAGGATCTCTGGCCGTCGGATCGCTACCGGATCGCCGGCAGCAACCACATCGACGACCTGATCCGGCACGCGAAGGCCTGGCACGCGGAAGAATCCTTCGACGGTGTGCTCACCTTCTCCGAGTCCGGGGTCGTCCTGGTCGCCGCGGTCGCCGAAGCGCTCGGCCTGCCGGGTATCGGTGCCGACGCGGCGCGGACCAGCCGGAACAAGCTGATCATGCGGCAGGCGCACGAGAAGGGCGGGGCCGCGCATCCGGACTACCGGTTCGTCGAAGACCTCGACGCGGCCCTGCGGGCGGCCGAGGACTTCGGCTATCCGGTGATCCTCAAGCCGACCCTCGGCGCGGCGAGCAACTTCGTCTTCCGGGTCGACGACGAAGACAAGATGCGGGAACGCTACGCGCAGGCACGCGAAGGCATCGACGGGATGTCCTGGTACAACATGGAGGCCGAAGGGCTGGACCTCGGCCCGCACGGCCTGCTCGTCGAGTCCTTTCTGGACGGTCACGAGCATCTCATCGAAGCGGTCGCCTGGGACGACGAGGTCTACCTCGGTTCCATTGTGGACAGGGTCACTTCGGAGGGGGAGACCTTCGACGACGACGTGCACCACGCGCCCACGTCGCTCACCGCCGAGCAGGTGGCCGAGGTGCACGCGGTAGTGGCCGCCGGTGTGCGAGCACAGGGCCTCACCCGCGGCGCGCTGCACGCCGAAGTCCGTTTCCATCAGGGAAAACCGTTCCTGCTGGAGATCGCCGTGCGGCCGGGCGGCGGCGGACTCGACCACATGGCACGGCTTTCGGCCGGCTACGACCCGATCAGGGGGCTCATGGACGTCTCCCGCGGTGTCCGGCCGGATGTCCACCACTTCAGCCCGACCGGATTGCACACCGCCGCGATGTGCCTGATCTGCCCGGGCGGGGTGATCGCCTCGATCGAGGTCCCGCCCGCGGTGAACGAATCGGAAGCCTTGTACTACCTCAAGATCTTCGCCAAGCCGGGTGACCTGATCAAGCGCCCGCCGCTCGGCAACAACATCTTCGGCGGCATCGGCGCACTCGGCGCGTCCTTCGACGAAGCCATGCGCAACGCGAACGACCTAGCCGGGAAGATCGAGGTCAAACTCTCCGAAACCCAGAAGTAG
- a CDS encoding FAD-binding oxidoreductase, with product MASGYLVVPERTGKTMRVVLAGGGVIALLTALECVSAGHEVVLADQADIPFSGATSFDRHRVLRAVHPGDPAATAAAVGAHHAWLELEHSLSTSFYEQVGALTAMPPDEAAAARDLVAAAGSKAEVLGADELAGEFPHAGFVPGTGAVFEAQAGVLLADRVLTACATRLRWHANAELHPHRKVIGIDADRAEVRLADGAILRGDAVLVAAGPWSRELLAPALSRELVLHRQTMLYCDVPPADAAAWAATPAITSLGSAGGAWLVPPVAGTPLKLSAASACRVVDEIGGATVPSWWREHLIDTFAALIPGFRRDWLVDTRDCHYLARRSTLGPMLAVLGDRVLSYAACGGSSFKFAPLIARSLAARLTGADPVRTGLEPLDRPLVRAGGAHPIRPALRGVS from the coding sequence GTGGCGTCCGGGTACCTCGTGGTGCCCGAACGAACGGGGAAGACCATGCGAGTCGTGCTCGCGGGCGGCGGCGTCATCGCACTGCTGACGGCGCTGGAGTGCGTGTCCGCCGGGCATGAAGTGGTGCTCGCCGACCAGGCGGACATCCCGTTCTCCGGCGCGACCTCGTTCGACCGGCACCGCGTGCTGCGCGCGGTGCATCCCGGCGACCCCGCGGCCACCGCGGCCGCGGTCGGCGCGCATCACGCGTGGCTCGAACTGGAGCACTCGTTGTCCACGTCGTTCTACGAACAGGTCGGCGCGCTCACCGCGATGCCGCCGGACGAGGCGGCGGCCGCGCGGGATCTGGTGGCCGCGGCGGGATCGAAGGCCGAAGTGCTCGGCGCGGACGAACTCGCCGGGGAATTCCCGCACGCCGGGTTCGTGCCGGGGACGGGCGCGGTCTTCGAGGCGCAGGCCGGGGTCCTGCTCGCCGACCGGGTGCTGACGGCGTGCGCCACCCGCCTGCGGTGGCACGCGAACGCGGAACTCCACCCGCACCGCAAGGTGATCGGGATCGACGCCGACCGGGCGGAGGTCCGGCTGGCCGATGGCGCGATCCTTCGCGGCGACGCCGTCCTGGTGGCGGCGGGCCCGTGGTCCAGGGAACTGCTGGCCCCGGCGCTGTCCAGGGAGCTCGTGCTGCACCGGCAAACGATGCTCTACTGCGACGTCCCACCCGCCGACGCCGCCGCGTGGGCCGCCACTCCGGCGATCACCTCGCTCGGCTCGGCGGGCGGCGCGTGGCTGGTGCCGCCCGTCGCCGGGACGCCGTTGAAGCTCAGCGCCGCGAGCGCGTGCCGCGTCGTCGACGAGATCGGCGGCGCCACCGTGCCCTCGTGGTGGCGTGAGCACCTGATCGACACGTTCGCCGCGCTGATCCCGGGTTTCCGCCGGGATTGGCTGGTCGACACCCGGGACTGTCACTACCTGGCCCGGCGCTCCACCCTCGGCCCGATGCTCGCCGTCCTCGGCGACCGGGTCCTGTCCTACGCGGCGTGCGGCGGCTCGTCGTTCAAATTCGCGCCGCTGATCGCCCGGTCCCTGGCCGCGCGCCTGACCGGCGCCGACCCGGTCCGGACCGGGCTCGAACCGCTCGACCGGCCGCTCGTGCGAGCGGGCGGTGCCCACCCGATCCGTCCTGCCCTACGAGGTGTGTCGTGA
- a CDS encoding carbamoyltransferase C-terminal domain-containing protein, whose protein sequence is MEPPSRTGYFGVGEGAISDEAGRFFGKDVRYFSSTHERSHIYTSLGMAPAAPGQAYYSLVWEGNIGDFYRIDERGEATHLQHVLTDPGAKYAYLFALADPGFPLGKGKFRFNDAGKQMALTGFAEPGPLTPDEQKTIDFILDRDGIILGLSKEEMSWSHLYNAGVWSQEYRNAAAKHSQAIFNRFYDYAEKNLTEGLPLLISGGCGLNCDWNRLWRESGLFSSVFVPPCPNDSGSALGTAIDAQWFYTGQATIEWDVYAGENFVEDVVPDPAKYETRPLVASEVAKYLKDGNIIGWARGRYEMGPRALGNRSILAAPFTVDTTVRLNKIKRREDYRPIAPIALESDAPKWFVGSVQDPYMLYFNHVTSDELKAITHVDGTARTQTVTRERNAGITDLLEAFREQTGFSVLCNTSLNNNGRGFLNRTSDLIEYGETYGLDGYVINDTFVTPRAS, encoded by the coding sequence GTGGAACCGCCGTCGCGCACCGGGTACTTCGGTGTCGGCGAGGGCGCGATCTCCGATGAGGCGGGCAGGTTCTTCGGCAAGGACGTGCGCTACTTCTCCTCCACCCACGAGCGCTCGCATATCTACACCTCCCTCGGGATGGCCCCCGCGGCACCCGGCCAGGCGTACTACTCCCTGGTGTGGGAAGGGAACATCGGTGACTTCTACCGGATCGACGAGCGCGGCGAGGCCACCCACCTGCAGCACGTCCTGACCGACCCCGGCGCGAAGTACGCGTACCTCTTCGCGCTGGCGGACCCGGGTTTCCCGCTGGGCAAGGGGAAGTTCCGGTTCAACGACGCCGGCAAGCAGATGGCGCTGACCGGGTTCGCCGAGCCGGGCCCGCTCACGCCGGACGAGCAGAAGACCATCGACTTCATCCTCGACCGCGACGGCATCATCCTCGGTCTGTCCAAAGAGGAGATGTCCTGGTCCCATCTGTACAACGCCGGCGTCTGGTCGCAGGAATACCGCAACGCGGCGGCGAAGCACTCGCAGGCCATCTTCAACCGGTTCTACGACTACGCGGAGAAGAACCTGACCGAAGGCCTGCCGCTGCTGATCTCCGGCGGCTGCGGCCTGAACTGCGACTGGAACCGGTTGTGGCGCGAGAGCGGCCTGTTCTCCTCGGTGTTCGTGCCGCCGTGTCCCAACGACAGCGGTTCCGCGCTGGGCACGGCCATCGACGCGCAATGGTTCTACACCGGACAGGCGACCATCGAATGGGACGTCTACGCGGGGGAGAACTTCGTCGAGGACGTCGTCCCGGATCCCGCGAAGTACGAGACGCGGCCGCTCGTGGCGAGTGAGGTCGCGAAGTACCTCAAGGACGGCAACATCATCGGCTGGGCCCGCGGCCGGTACGAGATGGGCCCGCGGGCGCTGGGCAACCGGTCGATCCTGGCCGCGCCGTTCACCGTGGACACCACGGTGCGGCTCAACAAGATCAAGCGCCGCGAGGACTACCGCCCGATCGCCCCGATCGCGCTGGAATCCGACGCACCCAAATGGTTCGTCGGCTCGGTGCAGGATCCGTACATGCTGTACTTCAACCACGTCACCTCGGACGAGTTGAAGGCCATCACGCACGTCGACGGGACCGCGCGCACTCAGACGGTGACGCGGGAGCGCAACGCCGGCATCACCGACCTGCTCGAAGCGTTCCGCGAGCAGACCGGGTTCAGCGTGCTGTGCAACACCTCGCTGAACAACAACGGGCGCGGTTTCCTCAACCGCACCAGCGATCTCATCGAGTACGGGGAGACGTACGGCCTCGACGGCTACGTCATCAACGACACGTTCGTGACCCCGCGCGCCTCCTGA
- a CDS encoding NB-ARC domain-containing protein — protein sequence MGRPERPLDGSTGPIAAFAHDLRVLRNRAGNPSYRELARTALFAPSVLSSAASGHRLPTLAVTLAFVSACGGDRAAWERRWRSVAGQTGGGGEERAPAPPTAEAPPDGVHALASGVIRLARPAQLPMGSRTFVGREGDLADAAEMIGSSGPVKVPLLVSGPIGVGKTAFALRLAEEVAADFPDGQLYADLGGSGTGGRSANGIVRGFLRALGVPAHLVPDDPMQRIGLYRSLLAERKLFVLLAGVSDEGQVRPLLGQAPHSQVVVTSRARLLGLEDTNRVELDTFSRKESMALIGRIAGPARVRAEHDATDTIAELCGDLPLAINIVGRKIAARPEWAIAYTAGQLADRERLMDSLCVGDVNVRDRFTAAYEHLSPTEREAVHHFGQSGAGWTTSIGVAAAMGIMIETADELLESVVDAGLLQRANVAGRYAVSRLVSAFASERQREPGPFAAAVPMAGHRARKNAFESLRHEAVRTLPGGSSEG from the coding sequence ATGGGCAGACCCGAGCGACCGTTGGACGGCTCCACTGGTCCGATCGCCGCATTCGCTCACGATCTGCGCGTTTTGAGGAACCGTGCGGGAAACCCGAGTTACCGGGAGCTCGCCAGGACGGCACTGTTCGCACCTTCCGTGCTGTCCAGCGCGGCCAGCGGCCACCGGCTGCCCACGCTCGCCGTGACGCTGGCGTTCGTCTCCGCGTGCGGTGGGGACCGCGCCGCGTGGGAACGGCGCTGGCGGAGTGTCGCCGGGCAGACCGGGGGTGGCGGCGAGGAACGCGCGCCCGCGCCACCGACGGCCGAAGCACCGCCGGATGGCGTGCACGCGTTGGCATCCGGCGTCATCCGCCTCGCCCGTCCGGCCCAGCTGCCGATGGGATCGAGGACTTTCGTCGGCAGGGAAGGGGATCTCGCCGACGCCGCGGAGATGATCGGGTCGAGCGGCCCGGTCAAGGTGCCGTTGCTCGTCAGCGGCCCGATCGGGGTGGGGAAGACGGCTTTCGCCTTGCGGCTGGCGGAAGAGGTGGCGGCGGACTTCCCGGACGGGCAGCTCTACGCCGATCTGGGCGGCAGCGGAACCGGGGGCCGGTCGGCCAACGGGATCGTGCGCGGATTCCTGCGCGCGCTCGGCGTGCCGGCGCATCTCGTGCCCGACGACCCGATGCAGCGGATCGGGCTCTACCGATCCCTGCTGGCGGAACGCAAGTTGTTCGTGCTCCTGGCCGGGGTCAGCGACGAGGGCCAGGTGCGGCCGCTGCTGGGTCAGGCCCCGCACAGCCAGGTCGTGGTGACCAGCCGCGCGCGGCTGCTCGGCCTGGAGGACACGAACCGTGTCGAGCTGGATACGTTTTCCCGCAAGGAATCGATGGCCTTGATCGGCCGGATCGCCGGACCGGCCCGGGTGCGGGCGGAGCACGACGCCACCGACACGATCGCCGAACTGTGCGGGGATCTCCCGCTGGCGATCAACATCGTCGGCCGCAAGATCGCCGCCCGCCCGGAATGGGCGATCGCGTACACGGCGGGCCAGCTCGCCGATCGTGAACGGCTCATGGACAGCCTCTGTGTCGGTGATGTCAACGTGCGGGACCGGTTCACCGCGGCGTACGAACACCTTTCGCCCACCGAGCGGGAGGCCGTCCACCACTTCGGGCAGAGCGGGGCGGGCTGGACGACGTCGATCGGCGTCGCCGCGGCGATGGGCATCATGATCGAGACCGCCGACGAACTCCTCGAGTCCGTGGTGGACGCCGGACTTCTCCAGCGCGCCAACGTCGCCGGCCGCTACGCGGTCTCCCGGTTGGTCAGCGCGTTCGCCTCCGAACGGCAGCGGGAGCCCGGACCGTTCGCCGCCGCCGTCCCGATGGCGGGCCACCGGGCGCGGAAGAACGCGTTCGAATCGCTGCGCCACGAGGCCGTGCGCACCCTGCCGGGAGGCTCGTCCGAAGGTTGA
- a CDS encoding MmcQ/YjbR family DNA-binding protein produces the protein MVTGDDVREIVSGLPRAYEALVRDRAKFRVGRIVFLSLSPDETVMGFGYPKEEREALVAGEPDKFMMPIPSDMRYQWVRARLSALDYEELRELIVDAWRMCVPKKVWAEYLEKNPS, from the coding sequence ATGGTAACCGGGGATGACGTCAGAGAGATCGTTTCGGGGCTCCCCCGCGCCTATGAGGCGCTGGTCCGGGACCGGGCGAAGTTCCGCGTGGGGCGAATCGTCTTCCTTTCGCTCTCGCCCGACGAAACCGTGATGGGATTCGGCTATCCCAAAGAGGAGCGGGAAGCACTGGTGGCGGGCGAGCCGGACAAGTTCATGATGCCGATTCCGTCCGATATGCGCTATCAGTGGGTCCGCGCCCGGCTGTCCGCACTCGATTACGAAGAGTTACGAGAGCTGATCGTCGACGCGTGGCGAATGTGCGTGCCCAAGAAGGTCTGGGCGGAATACCTGGAAAAGAACCCGAGCTGA
- a CDS encoding glutamate synthase-related protein, with product MITARQLPEDAIRARAREGSAAIFPDVAGYGRSLFGADAGTPPDELDRARIVPPVFVPRRLEKMFDLAREPVYGDVGLSTVLGGFTAPSPVFLCAFGSTQVAGSGLGIAASEQAGRLGMPMVIGENVVPMHGYGRMGETVEDGLLGRIRAYAGAVPDGLGGVVVQQSTEDADAEVWNLVYSDPSATELLETGRLAFELKVGQGAKPGLGGMTVLSRTAAGEIAEQYTVDEAFGRDQAMVLRSSSPGTFTGEILRQQIHLMRNNYPRARAWVKLHPGRDVGEAARVAWAAGADAVTVDGAEGGTGWAPSVFLDQVGLPLVECLRRVGKHDASLLVSGRIWEGARALKCLAMGASAVGLGRAALLAVDEDATEGLVRLVRCLELELRLLASALGKYDLADLTTDDLWFPTRTEQDG from the coding sequence GTGATCACCGCGCGGCAGCTCCCGGAGGATGCGATCCGGGCCAGGGCACGGGAAGGCAGCGCGGCGATCTTCCCCGACGTCGCGGGATACGGCCGGTCGCTGTTCGGCGCGGACGCCGGCACCCCGCCGGACGAACTCGACCGCGCGCGGATCGTGCCGCCGGTGTTCGTCCCGCGGCGCCTGGAGAAGATGTTCGACCTCGCCCGCGAACCGGTGTACGGCGACGTCGGGCTGTCGACCGTGCTCGGCGGGTTCACCGCGCCGTCGCCGGTGTTCCTGTGCGCGTTCGGCTCCACGCAGGTGGCGGGCAGCGGGCTCGGGATCGCCGCGAGCGAGCAGGCGGGCAGGCTCGGGATGCCGATGGTGATCGGCGAGAACGTCGTGCCCATGCACGGCTACGGCAGGATGGGCGAAACCGTCGAGGACGGTCTGCTCGGCCGGATCCGCGCGTACGCCGGCGCCGTTCCGGACGGGCTGGGCGGTGTCGTCGTCCAGCAGAGCACCGAAGACGCCGACGCGGAGGTGTGGAACCTCGTCTACAGCGACCCGTCCGCGACGGAACTGCTGGAGACCGGGCGGCTGGCGTTCGAGCTCAAGGTCGGTCAGGGTGCCAAGCCGGGGCTCGGCGGGATGACCGTGCTCTCGCGCACGGCCGCCGGCGAGATCGCCGAACAGTACACAGTGGACGAAGCCTTCGGCAGGGACCAGGCCATGGTGCTGCGGTCCAGCAGCCCGGGCACGTTCACCGGGGAGATCCTGCGCCAGCAGATCCACCTGATGCGCAACAACTACCCGCGGGCGCGTGCCTGGGTGAAACTGCACCCGGGCCGCGACGTCGGCGAGGCGGCGCGGGTCGCGTGGGCGGCGGGAGCGGACGCCGTCACCGTGGACGGCGCGGAGGGCGGCACCGGCTGGGCGCCGTCGGTGTTCCTCGACCAGGTGGGGTTGCCGCTGGTGGAATGCCTGCGCCGGGTCGGCAAACACGACGCGTCGCTGCTGGTGTCGGGACGGATCTGGGAAGGCGCCCGCGCGCTGAAGTGCCTGGCGATGGGCGCTTCCGCGGTCGGCCTCGGGCGGGCGGCGCTGCTCGCCGTCGACGAGGACGCGACCGAAGGGCTCGTGCGGCTGGTGCGCTGCCTCGAACTCGAACTGCGGCTGCTCGCCAGCGCGCTCGGGAAGTACGACCTCGCGGATCTGACCACGGACGACCTTTGGTTCCCGACTCGGACGGAGCAGGACGGATGA
- a CDS encoding asparagine synthetase A, whose amino-acid sequence MTGPSEAALPPGTREHLTSPVTQAALRIQNSITAGTREYLGMNGFVELQPPLIGPVTDPGCRGAKQVDVDYYGHKYKMMTSVILYKQASLLAFDKIFYVAPNVRLEPLETSTTGRHLVEFTQIDVEVARASREEVLDIAQGLLRHVVAHTLRESKVDLATLGRDQEAFTALLEEDFERMTHREAVSRLQGLRHGQSADAEIDWQGERIISEQTNRPFFIVDYPKGSRGFTDGESSTEPGVLRNFDLIASDGFGELCSGGERTHEYRRLIERMRETGENPAKYAWYLDLAREGLPPSAGFGMGLERVTRYIAGLDAIWQANAYPKLPGIATP is encoded by the coding sequence ATGACCGGACCATCGGAGGCGGCGCTGCCGCCGGGCACCCGCGAACATCTGACGTCGCCGGTGACGCAGGCTGCCCTGCGCATCCAGAACAGCATCACCGCCGGCACCCGCGAGTACCTCGGCATGAACGGGTTCGTCGAGCTGCAGCCGCCGCTGATCGGGCCGGTCACCGACCCGGGATGCCGTGGCGCCAAACAGGTCGACGTCGACTACTACGGGCACAAGTACAAGATGATGACCAGCGTCATCCTGTACAAGCAGGCGTCGCTGCTCGCGTTCGACAAGATCTTCTACGTCGCCCCGAATGTGCGGCTGGAGCCGCTGGAGACCTCGACCACCGGACGGCATCTGGTCGAGTTCACCCAGATCGACGTCGAGGTCGCCCGTGCGAGCCGCGAGGAGGTCCTCGACATCGCGCAGGGACTGCTGCGGCACGTGGTCGCCCACACCCTTCGAGAGTCCAAAGTGGACTTGGCCACACTGGGGCGGGATCAGGAGGCGTTCACGGCGCTGCTGGAAGAGGACTTCGAACGGATGACGCACCGCGAGGCGGTGTCGCGGCTGCAGGGGCTGCGGCACGGGCAGAGCGCCGACGCGGAGATCGACTGGCAGGGCGAGCGGATCATCTCCGAGCAGACGAACCGGCCGTTCTTCATCGTCGACTACCCCAAGGGGTCGCGCGGGTTCACCGACGGCGAGTCCAGCACCGAACCGGGGGTGCTGCGGAACTTCGACCTCATCGCCTCCGACGGGTTCGGCGAGCTCTGCAGTGGTGGTGAGCGCACGCACGAGTACCGGCGGCTGATCGAGCGGATGCGGGAGACGGGGGAGAACCCGGCCAAGTACGCCTGGTACCTCGACCTCGCGCGCGAGGGGCTGCCGCCGAGCGCCGGTTTCGGGATGGGGCTGGAGCGGGTGACGCGGTACATCGCCGGGCTCGACGCGATCTGGCAGGCGAACGCGTACCCGAAGCTGCCCGGGATCGCGACGCCGTGA